AACATCCCGGGTCAGTTCCGATCGCAGGAGGCTCACGCGCTGGAAAGCGGATGGAAAAATTTTGTGGATGGTCTGAGTTACGTCCGCAAGAACCTTGATATCGGAATGCTGACATTGGTCAAAGCCTTGGGGCAGGTGGGCAGTTTCGATATCATCGCCGCGCTGTATGCCTCGCGCCTCTTTCGTTACGGGCAGGAGGGAGCGACCACGCTGGGCTTGATGTTTACAGCCTTTGGCGTAGGCGCGGTCATCGGTCCGCTGATCGCGAACCGCTTGGGCGATTCAAGCACAGTCTGGTTGAGGCGCGCCATCCTGGGCGGATTCCTTTGCATGCCCGTTGCGTGGTTCATTGTCGGTCTTGCGCCTTCGCTGCCGATCGTGCTGCTGGGATGCATCCTGCGCGGCATGGGCGGCTCGATCAATTGGACGTACAGCGACGTGTTGCTGCAAATGTCCGTGCCGGATCAATTGTTGGGACGTGTATTCGCTTTTGACTTTGCAGTTTTTACCCTGGCGGTTTCCATATCCCTTTGGCTGACCGGCTTCATCACGGATGAGTTCCAACTTGCCCCGCGCAGTATCGTGTTGATTTTGGCCGTTGGAAGTTTCGCTCCATTGGCGGTGTGGGGTTACGCATTGCGCTTGAAACCGCGTCCAACGGAAAGAGCGACATAAACAAAAGGTGAGATTCCCGTTTGTGTCAATTCCAACACCCATTGCCAATCGGGTAGCTTGCTTTGATTAAGTGCTTATGATCATGATTTCCCGATCTTGCTGAAGCCGAAAAACTCTGTCGCAAAGCATTGACAATTTATCATTAAGGGTGTATATACACGTATTATGTTCAAAGATATGCCGCGTGAGGCGCTCTACCAGTTTGCACGACAACAAGTTCCGTGTGTGGGTTTCAACGTTCGGCGTGCCACGCGTTTGGTGACCCAGTATTATGACAAGATCCTTATGCCGACCGGGCTACGTTCCACTCAATATTCCCTCATGAATGTCCTGGAATTTGTGGATGAAATCAGCATACAGGATCTTTCTCTTGTGCTTGCAATGGATCGTACTACACTGACGCGTAATCTGCGCCCGCTTTCCTCACAAGGATGGGTGAAAATCGTACAAGCAGAGGATAAACGCATCCGTTTGATCTCGCTTACTGCAAAAGGGAGGGAAAAAATGAGCAAGGCTTTTCCGTATTGGCAGGAGGCACAATCTTCGATTGTGGCGCAAATAGGCGCGTCGAATTGGAATGTGCTGTTAGATGGACTTCACAGGGTTTCCATTGCTGCTGAAAATGGATTTTGAGTAACAAATCTATGCCCGGGTCACTGGGTTATGATTTGAATTAATTAGGTGTATATACACACAATGGAGAAAATATGAAACGCAACGAATTAACGAGAAAAAAACTAGGGCGCATCAGTTACCTTGAAGGGGGCAAAGGCAGACCCATACTCTTCTTACACGGATTTCCCGGCTCCGCCTATTCATGGGAATCTACCGCCCGTCTATTGCTCGATCAGCATCCTGGAACATATCGCGCCATCATCCCCGATCTGTTGGGGTTTGGAGAGTCTGACACAGCCGCTAGCGACCTGTTCGCCTCTGCTCAGGCGGAGGCGCTTGCGGGCTTCCTGAACCAGCTCGGCATTTCGGAGTTCTTTTTGGTTTTACACGATTTCGGCGGACCGGTCGGGCTGACGCTTCTTCGCAAACATCCTGAGTTAAGAGTTCACAAACTGGTGTTGTCTGCCACTAACTTGTTTACTGATACCCCCATTCCCTTTCCGCTTCGTAGTGCTGGTGTGCCTGTATTGGGTGATATTGTCTATAAATCCATGGCAGGCAGCGCCTTCGGCTTTCAGATGATGTATCTATTTGCGGCTCGAAACAAACAAGATTTACCCTGGTCTGATTTCAAAAGACACATCACCCCGCACGGATTGTCTTCGACTGCCCGCATTTTTCAACATGCTCTTGCCGATCTGCCGGGCAATTATCTGCCAATTCAGGACTTCGCCGGGCGCCTCCGTATTCCGGCCTTGATCGTGTGGGGGGATCGCGACCCGTTCTTTCCTGTATCTGTGGCCAAACGCTCCAATGCGCTTATCCGGAATTCTGTTCTGATAATTTATGAACAGACGGGACATTTCGTCCCAGAGGAAAGGGCAGATCATTTTGTCAAGGATATAACAGGCTTCTTTTCATCCTAGATTACTTTCTGAAGGGTCTGGATAAAGTTTGTTATACTGTCCAAGCCTATGAAAGAAAGCAAGACGCTCAATTTTTATATCCGCGACCTGCCCATCTTCGGCGATGCCATCCTCGCGCCCATGGACGGGTATTCGGACTGGCCCTTCCGCTCGATCTGCCGCGAACTCGGTTCCGCCATGAGTTACACCGAGTTCATCAAAGTGGAGAAGATTCTTAGCAAATCGAAGCAACCTGCCAAGCGGATGTATTTCACCGAGCCGGAGCGCCCGATCACCTTCCAAATCTACGGCGAAGACCCGGACCTCATCCTGCAAGCGGCGTTGAAAATCCAGGAGAACAAACCCGATGTGATCGACCTCAACATGGGCTGTCCCGCCAAAACCATCGCGGACCGCGGCGCGGGCGTGGGCATGATGCTTTCGCCGCTTCGTATCGCGCGGACATTTCGCAAGTTGGTAAAACATTTGCGCGTGCCGGTTACGGGAAAAATCCGCCTCGGCTGGGAGAGGAACAAGAACTACAAACTCATTGCCCGCATCGTGGAAGAAGAAGGCGGCTCGCTGATCGCCATTCACGGACGCACAAAGGAACAACGCTATGCAGGCAACGCCGATTGGGACGCCATCGCCGAAGTGAAATCCACTGTCAAGATTCCCGTCATCGGTAGCGGCGATGTGAAAACTGTCGCGGATATCGACCGCATGAAGGCTTATACAAACGTGGATGCGGTGATGATCGGGCGCGGCGCGATTCCCAATCCCTGGATCTTTTCACGAATGGACCGCGATCAGGTCCCGCCCGAGATGGTGAAGGAAACCATCCGCAAACATCTCGCGCGCAGCGTTGAATTCTACGGCGAAGAGGACGGCACACGACTCTTCCGCAAGAATGCCGTGCAGTATGTGATGATGCAGCATCTCACCCGAGACGAACGACGCGAAATTCTCCGCTCGCGTCCGTCTGCTGAGTTCATGGAACTGCTGGAAAAGATTTACGATTCACCGGTTCTTCAACTCCAAACCTGACAGGTTTTCGAAAACCTGTCAGGTGTTACTTTATAATAATAAAATGATCCTCGACCTCCCCTACATTCTCGAAACGCGGCGCAATCACGCGCTCGAACACGCCACCATTCACCTGCTTTCGCGGAAACATCCCGGCAGGCGCATGGCAGGACACTCCAATCCCACCGGTTTTTTTCTGCTCGGCGATCTGGAGACACAGGATATCCGGTCGGCGGCGATGGAGGCGTATACTCGACTCAATTCCGGTGAAAGCGGACTTGCGATTCATCCCGGCTGTGGGACGAACCTCGCGACCACCGCGCTTCTCTCCGCGACCTTTGCCTGGTTCCCGCTGCGAGGGACAAGGTCCACGCTGTGGCGGTTGTTTTTGATCCCGTTTGCTTTGGTCTTTGCGATTGCAGGATACCAGCTCAGCAAGCCGCTCGGACCGTGGCTGCAAAAAAATGTCACCACCGAAGCGGATCTGGGAAGTTTGCAGATCGCGGATATTGTGCCCATTCGCAAAGGCGTCCATCGGGTAATAACCCGGTAGGGACACGATATATCGTGTCCCTACGGTTTCATTATGCCCACCATCTACCTCCTCTACGGCAACGACGAATTTGCCATCGCGCGCAAGGTCAAGGAATTCGAATCCGACTTCACTGACCCGACCGCGGCGGAAATGAACACGACCCGCCTCGAAGCGCGCACGATGACCGAGAACGACCTCAATAACGCGGTCAATGCCATGCCATTCCTCGCGCCAAAGCGATTGGTGTTCATTGCGTATCCTTCGGCAAGATACAACAAGCCGGATGGGCGCAAGAAGTTCTTGGAATTCCTGGAGAAAGCCCCCGACACTACCAAAGTGATTCTGTTCGATACAGTGGAGAAACCGAAAGATTCGGATAAACACTGGCTCGTCAAATGGGCGGAGAAGAATAAAGCGCTTGTCAAATCCCAGCCTTTTTTCCTCCCTCAATTACGGGATATGCCCGGCTGGATCGTCAATGAGACAAAGAATCAGGGCGGGAAGATCGAACCGGGTGCCGCGGCAAAACTCGCCGAAATGACTGGCGTGGATACCCGTCAGGCGGGGATGGAAATTTCCAAGCTGCTGGCATATGTAAACTGGGAGCGACCCGTGCGCGGGTCCGATGTGGAGGCGGTTTGCATCGTCACGTCGCAACAAAGCGTGTTCGATTTCGTCGATGCGTTATCGCAAGGCAATGCCAGGGTCGCGCAAAAGTTGCTGCATCGTTTGTTGGAAAGCGAAGACGCGTTCTCGCTATGGGGGATGGTGGTGCGACAGTTCCGTTTGTTGATTCAAGCCAGAGAGATATTGGACGGTCGCGGAAACAAAGACGATGTGGCGCGGGCGCTCCAGGTTCATCCATTCGTGGCGGAGAAGACCACCGGGCAGGCGCAACGTTTTTCGATGGAAGCGCTGGAGGGAATTTACCATCGCCTGCTGCGGATCGACGAGCAGGTAAAAACAAGCCAGGTCACATTGGATCTGGCTCTCGATACGCTGGTCGTGGAACTGGCGCGTTAGTTTTCACGGCGCGAACGGTGGGACAAAATCGGCGGTAGAGATTCCCCCAATGAGCGCCAGGATCGATAAAAGACAATAGGGCGCAAGGCAGAGAAAATTCAACGCCAGCCCGGCGATCGCCAATCCGCGTTTCGGGTCTTTCTTCCTCAATGCAAGGATGCCGAGAACGACCCCTGCGCTGGCGAGCAGGATGGTGAGTATCGCCATTACGGCACCTCCGCCAAAAACGAGTGTGTAGCCCGCGGTTTCATCGAAAGGGGAGGGTATAATTTCAAAAAGCTTTTTGAAAAGCCGATTTACAAGTGTCTCTGGGAGGCTCAAATGCCAATACCTGATTACCAATCCTTGATGTTGCCACTCGTTAAACTTGCTTCCGATAGAGAGGAGCATTCGCTACAAGAAGCAACCAAAACGATAGCCAAAGAATTCAATCTTTCCGAAATTGACTTGGCAGAATTATTACCAAGCGGAAGAAAAACACGATTTTATGATCGAATTGGTTGGGCTGTAACATACCTTCGCAAAGCAGGGTTATTGAATTCCCAGGGGAGGGGAAAATTTCAAATCACTCAAAGAGGGTTGGATGTTCTAAAGAATCCACCGAAACGTATCAATGTCGAATTCCTAGAACAATACGAAGAATTCGTTAAATTTCGAACACGACGCGATAGAGAGGATGAAGAAGTAACAACAGCAGGACAACTGGAAACCCAAACCCCGGAAGAAGCCATCGAAGCTGCTCATCAAAACCTTCGCCAAACACTAGCTGACGAGCTTATTCAAACCATTAAAAACTGTTCACCTACATTTTTTGAGAGGCTCGTTATTGATGTCTTGGTAAAGATGGGGTATGGAGGCACGCGGAAGGATGCCGGGAAAGCCATTGGAAGAAGCGGCGATGGTGGTATTGACGGCATTATTAATGAAGACCGGCTTGGGCTTGACGTGATATATATTCAAGCAAAGAAATGGGAAGGATCTGTGGGACGCCCTGAACTCCAGAAATTTGCTGGCGCATTACAAGGGAAGCGAGCAAAAAAGGGTATTTTTATTTCCACCTCGACCTTCACAAATGAAGCAAAAGAGTATGTATCTCAGATAGACAGCAAAATTACTCTTATTGATGGAGAAACTCTGAGCCAGTTGATGATTGACTACAATGTGGGAGTTAACTCCATTGCCACATACGAATTAAAGAAAATAGACAACGACTATTTTATTGAAGAATAGAAAAGCATGTCACCCTGGGCGCCAGCAAAGGTTCTCGGAGAAAATCATTGAGATGCTTCGTTGCGCGAGTCGCCACTCAGCATGACAGAAAACAAAATGACCAAATTTCAAACCGCCTCCTCTAAATTCGACTCGCTCACGAACGGGCAATGCCGTCCGCAGTCCGCCGCGTTGACGTTTGACTCGACAGGCGACCTGCGCGCGCTTGATCATTACTTTCCCATCGTGCGCATGCTGGGCGAAGCGGGGACCGATTCTTTTTACCAACTTCTCCGGCACATCGCAGAGCATTCCAACTTTGACCTGCAACTGATCGGCGCGAACAAGACAGATCTCACTACCCAAATGCCCGCATCTGTGAAGCATCTGGTGGCGGGGCATCTTGCCGAGGTATTTTTCTTTCGGCAGGACATCCTCGCGCGTTTTCTTTCCAGCCCGCGCCATTTTCAACTCTACACCACGCCCGAAGCCTTTCAACAGGATGGCGGCGTGGCAGGCGGATGTTACAACCCCGCGCGCGAATCGATTCAACTCGTGCTATCCCGTCTCTTTGAAGGTTTCAACGGCGCGACGCCGGGCGTGTGTCCATTCCTGCATGAGCTGGGTCACATGCTCGATGCGTTCGACGCAGGGTCCGGGTCCATGAAACGAGGCGAGGGACTCTATCCCGGATTAAGAGCCAGCGACGGCGACATCTTCACACCAAAAGCGCGGGATTTTTTCATCAAAGGCAAACGCCTCGAACTGACCCGTTACCTGTCCCGCCTCGAGGGAGATTTATCCCAGCCGATACCGATCGGGCATCCCTACGTCTTTCAGAATGACGGCGAATTCGCAGCGGGCTATCTTGAGATGTTCTTCCGCAACCCGCATTACTTCGCACTGCAAAACGCGGAACTTTTCATGGCATACGTTGAGTTGTTCGGCTATGACACGCGCCGCGCGTGGATGGAGGATTTCCCGCATTACGTCAAC
This portion of the Anaerolineales bacterium genome encodes:
- a CDS encoding tRNA-dihydrouridine synthase family protein; this encodes MKESKTLNFYIRDLPIFGDAILAPMDGYSDWPFRSICRELGSAMSYTEFIKVEKILSKSKQPAKRMYFTEPERPITFQIYGEDPDLILQAALKIQENKPDVIDLNMGCPAKTIADRGAGVGMMLSPLRIARTFRKLVKHLRVPVTGKIRLGWERNKNYKLIARIVEEEGGSLIAIHGRTKEQRYAGNADWDAIAEVKSTVKIPVIGSGDVKTVADIDRMKAYTNVDAVMIGRGAIPNPWIFSRMDRDQVPPEMVKETIRKHLARSVEFYGEEDGTRLFRKNAVQYVMMQHLTRDERREILRSRPSAEFMELLEKIYDSPVLQLQT
- a CDS encoding restriction endonuclease codes for the protein MPIPDYQSLMLPLVKLASDREEHSLQEATKTIAKEFNLSEIDLAELLPSGRKTRFYDRIGWAVTYLRKAGLLNSQGRGKFQITQRGLDVLKNPPKRINVEFLEQYEEFVKFRTRRDREDEEVTTAGQLETQTPEEAIEAAHQNLRQTLADELIQTIKNCSPTFFERLVIDVLVKMGYGGTRKDAGKAIGRSGDGGIDGIINEDRLGLDVIYIQAKKWEGSVGRPELQKFAGALQGKRAKKGIFISTSTFTNEAKEYVSQIDSKITLIDGETLSQLMIDYNVGVNSIATYELKKIDNDYFIEE
- the holA gene encoding DNA polymerase III subunit delta — encoded protein: MPTIYLLYGNDEFAIARKVKEFESDFTDPTAAEMNTTRLEARTMTENDLNNAVNAMPFLAPKRLVFIAYPSARYNKPDGRKKFLEFLEKAPDTTKVILFDTVEKPKDSDKHWLVKWAEKNKALVKSQPFFLPQLRDMPGWIVNETKNQGGKIEPGAAAKLAEMTGVDTRQAGMEISKLLAYVNWERPVRGSDVEAVCIVTSQQSVFDFVDALSQGNARVAQKLLHRLLESEDAFSLWGMVVRQFRLLIQAREILDGRGNKDDVARALQVHPFVAEKTTGQAQRFSMEALEGIYHRLLRIDEQVKTSQVTLDLALDTLVVELAR
- a CDS encoding alpha/beta hydrolase, whose amino-acid sequence is MKRNELTRKKLGRISYLEGGKGRPILFLHGFPGSAYSWESTARLLLDQHPGTYRAIIPDLLGFGESDTAASDLFASAQAEALAGFLNQLGISEFFLVLHDFGGPVGLTLLRKHPELRVHKLVLSATNLFTDTPIPFPLRSAGVPVLGDIVYKSMAGSAFGFQMMYLFAARNKQDLPWSDFKRHITPHGLSSTARIFQHALADLPGNYLPIQDFAGRLRIPALIVWGDRDPFFPVSVAKRSNALIRNSVLIIYEQTGHFVPEERADHFVKDITGFFSS
- a CDS encoding MFS transporter is translated as MNTYLSLLQLRPKYRSLWLSQVISLTGDWFNTIASVIIVNRYADSGLAVGGLFIARALPPFLLGPVAGVVADRFDRRRVIILSDVLRAAIVLCFLLVDRPERLWLLYVLTVLQFSVSSFFEPARAALTPALVESNELLTANTLASVTWSAMLTLGGAIGGITASLFGVPVSLVVDSASFLLSAILVWNIPGQFRSQEAHALESGWKNFVDGLSYVRKNLDIGMLTLVKALGQVGSFDIIAALYASRLFRYGQEGATTLGLMFTAFGVGAVIGPLIANRLGDSSTVWLRRAILGGFLCMPVAWFIVGLAPSLPIVLLGCILRGMGGSINWTYSDVLLQMSVPDQLLGRVFAFDFAVFTLAVSISLWLTGFITDEFQLAPRSIVLILAVGSFAPLAVWGYALRLKPRPTERAT
- a CDS encoding winged helix-turn-helix transcriptional regulator; translated protein: MFKDMPREALYQFARQQVPCVGFNVRRATRLVTQYYDKILMPTGLRSTQYSLMNVLEFVDEISIQDLSLVLAMDRTTLTRNLRPLSSQGWVKIVQAEDKRIRLISLTAKGREKMSKAFPYWQEAQSSIVAQIGASNWNVLLDGLHRVSIAAENGF